A single genomic interval of Terriglobus albidus harbors:
- a CDS encoding Gfo/Idh/MocA family protein, which produces MATSQTDRREFLKLSTAALATSALSMNARSYAAVVGANDRVRTAVVGCGDRMRQALIPAFQACKQENNFEFVAVSDIWSMRRESGQALLKKLSGGDIAICRNNDELYSRKDVDAVLIATADFQHAQHGIEAVKAGRDAYCEKPTADMMSDARDLLKAVKESGRVFQVGTQRRSTPAYQKAYEYIRSGKFGDINMVEMTWNVNQPGRWRRPDVVPLLKEEDTDWKRYLLNRPYEPFDARKYLEFRLFWPFSSGIPDQWLVHQIDTVHWFSGHPHPRSVVANGGIYQWHDGRRNWDTFTAVFDYGPQDDPKKGFQVLYSSRQTNSAGGIKEIYYSNGGSLNMDTQEVTPDGGLTTKAAAEMKMPANQLPKFSLAEKAEKVSTDANTGGDPMTTANMHNWMECVRSRKTPNASIEAGYSHSIALCMCIAAMQTGQKVTFNDKTQQIIAGGKVYA; this is translated from the coding sequence ATGGCCACTTCGCAGACCGACCGCCGCGAGTTCCTCAAGCTTTCCACTGCCGCGCTAGCCACCTCTGCGCTCTCGATGAACGCCCGCAGCTATGCTGCCGTCGTCGGAGCCAACGACCGTGTCCGCACCGCCGTGGTCGGCTGCGGCGACCGTATGCGGCAGGCTCTGATTCCTGCCTTTCAGGCCTGTAAGCAGGAGAACAACTTCGAGTTCGTCGCAGTATCTGACATCTGGTCAATGCGCCGCGAATCGGGCCAGGCGCTGCTGAAGAAGCTCTCCGGCGGAGACATCGCCATCTGCCGTAACAACGACGAGCTGTACTCGCGCAAGGACGTGGATGCGGTTCTGATTGCCACCGCCGACTTCCAGCACGCACAGCACGGTATTGAAGCTGTGAAGGCCGGCCGTGATGCCTATTGCGAAAAGCCGACGGCGGACATGATGTCAGACGCGCGCGATCTGCTGAAGGCCGTAAAGGAAAGCGGACGGGTCTTCCAGGTGGGAACGCAGCGCCGGTCAACGCCCGCGTATCAGAAGGCATATGAGTACATCCGCTCCGGTAAGTTCGGCGACATCAACATGGTGGAGATGACCTGGAACGTTAATCAGCCGGGCCGCTGGCGGCGTCCTGATGTTGTGCCGTTGCTGAAAGAGGAAGACACGGATTGGAAGCGCTACCTGCTGAACCGCCCGTATGAGCCGTTCGATGCGCGTAAGTATCTCGAGTTCCGTCTCTTCTGGCCGTTCTCCTCGGGTATTCCCGACCAGTGGCTGGTCCACCAGATCGACACCGTGCACTGGTTCTCCGGCCATCCGCATCCTCGCTCAGTCGTCGCCAACGGAGGCATCTATCAGTGGCATGACGGCCGCCGTAACTGGGATACGTTTACCGCGGTCTTCGACTACGGCCCGCAGGATGATCCGAAGAAGGGCTTCCAGGTGCTGTACTCGTCTCGGCAGACGAATTCGGCCGGCGGTATCAAGGAGATCTACTACTCCAACGGCGGCAGCTTGAACATGGATACGCAGGAGGTAACGCCGGATGGCGGCCTCACCACGAAGGCGGCTGCGGAGATGAAGATGCCGGCCAACCAACTGCCGAAGTTCTCGCTGGCTGAGAAGGCAGAGAAGGTTTCAACCGATGCGAACACCGGCGGCGACCCGATGACGACGGCCAACATGCATAACTGGATGGAGTGTGTGCGCAGCCGCAAGACGCCGAATGCCAGCATTGAGGCCGGCTATTCGCACTCGATCGCGCTGTGCATGTGCATTGCGGCGATGCAGACCGGGCAGAAGGTGACCTTCAACGACAAGACGCAGCAGATCATCGCCGGAGGCAAGGTCTATGCGTAA
- a CDS encoding PmoA family protein — protein sequence MRKLLAAAMVLLPLTSVAQMVKVTPVESERRIDVTVDGKPFTSYMWPTTLEKPVLYPLTAPDGTIVTRGYPLKPQKNERTDHPHHAGLWFNYGNVNGFDFWNNSDAIKPEQKPKMGSVHHTKVVSTHSGQGKGDLTVESVWTNGAGQDVLRETTQYVFGVKNGVRYIDRIGKLTALEKITFNDDKEGVLGIRVARWLESPTEKGGTFLDASGNPTQVAAVDNSIATGVYLTSEGIEGDKVWSTRGRWCVLGGHTPEGKKEAIAIIDNPKNPGYPTYWHARGYGLFAANPLGAHIFNPKAEPFNYTVEKGKTVTFIYRVLISSSPLTSDEMNHEADAFAKQY from the coding sequence ATGCGTAAGTTGTTGGCAGCGGCTATGGTTCTGCTTCCACTTACTTCGGTTGCGCAGATGGTTAAAGTAACTCCGGTAGAGAGCGAACGCCGCATCGATGTCACTGTCGACGGCAAGCCCTTTACCAGCTATATGTGGCCCACCACGCTGGAGAAGCCGGTGTTATATCCGCTGACGGCTCCGGACGGCACCATCGTGACTCGCGGATATCCGCTGAAGCCTCAGAAGAACGAGCGCACTGATCATCCGCATCACGCTGGTCTGTGGTTCAACTACGGCAATGTCAACGGATTCGACTTCTGGAATAACTCTGACGCTATCAAGCCGGAGCAGAAGCCGAAGATGGGCTCGGTGCATCACACGAAGGTCGTTAGTACGCATAGCGGCCAGGGGAAGGGCGACCTCACGGTCGAGTCTGTCTGGACCAATGGAGCAGGGCAGGATGTACTGCGGGAGACGACGCAGTATGTCTTCGGTGTAAAGAACGGTGTCCGCTACATTGATCGCATCGGCAAGCTGACTGCGCTGGAGAAGATCACCTTCAACGACGATAAGGAAGGCGTGCTGGGCATCCGCGTGGCGCGCTGGCTCGAGTCGCCGACGGAAAAGGGTGGAACCTTCCTGGACGCCAGCGGAAATCCGACGCAGGTGGCTGCAGTGGATAACTCCATCGCGACCGGTGTGTATCTGACCAGCGAAGGCATCGAGGGCGATAAGGTATGGTCGACCCGTGGCCGCTGGTGTGTACTGGGCGGACATACTCCGGAAGGCAAGAAGGAAGCGATTGCCATCATCGATAACCCGAAGAACCCGGGATACCCCACCTACTGGCATGCACGCGGCTATGGGTTGTTCGCGGCGAATCCACTGGGAGCGCATATCTTCAATCCCAAGGCGGAGCCCTTCAATTACACAGTAGAGAAGGGAAAGACCGTCACATTTATCTATCGTGTTCTGATCTCATCCTCGCCTCTAACCTCGGATGAGATGAACCACGAAGCCGATGCATTTGCGAAACAGTACTAA
- a CDS encoding IS110 family transposase produces the protein MQIVGCDFHPQWQQVSFLDQETGEYREAKLVNGDGEAERFYRSLSPGALVGIESCGNAQWFIDLLGSLGHTVWVGDAAKIRASYVRKQKTDRRDADHILKLLVEDRFPRLWTPSAEQRDLRQLLIHRHKLVEIRTRVKNGLQHLAMNRGVQKQSRLWSVRGRAELEKLPLEGWSARRRKDLLELMKGLDQQIKELDEAVVQAAREDAKAELLMSQPGVGPITAMAFVLTIGDVSRFEYSGKVASYLGLIPSEYTSGGKRKLGAISKQGNRFMRQLLVEAAQTACRLDEGFRKQYQARCHHKPKAVAKVAAARKLAVRLYWMLRLNKPYPEIAHIESSSGVPLAIHGRDVE, from the coding sequence ATGCAGATTGTAGGTTGTGATTTCCATCCGCAGTGGCAGCAGGTTTCATTTTTAGATCAGGAGACTGGCGAGTACCGGGAAGCGAAGCTAGTCAACGGTGATGGGGAGGCGGAACGGTTCTACCGGTCTCTGTCTCCGGGAGCGCTTGTAGGAATCGAGTCGTGCGGCAACGCGCAGTGGTTTATTGATCTGCTAGGCAGTCTGGGTCACACGGTGTGGGTCGGAGATGCGGCGAAGATCCGAGCCAGCTATGTACGGAAGCAGAAGACGGACCGCCGGGATGCGGACCATATCCTGAAGCTGCTGGTGGAGGACCGGTTTCCACGGTTGTGGACGCCTTCAGCCGAGCAGCGGGATCTTCGTCAGCTGCTGATCCACCGTCACAAGCTGGTGGAGATCCGGACCCGGGTGAAGAACGGGCTGCAGCACCTGGCGATGAACCGTGGCGTACAGAAGCAGTCGCGGCTGTGGAGCGTTCGGGGGAGGGCTGAGTTGGAAAAGCTTCCCCTGGAGGGCTGGAGTGCTCGTCGACGGAAGGATCTGCTGGAGCTGATGAAGGGTCTGGATCAGCAGATCAAGGAGCTGGATGAGGCAGTCGTGCAGGCGGCCAGGGAGGATGCGAAGGCGGAGCTGTTGATGAGCCAGCCGGGAGTGGGTCCGATCACGGCGATGGCCTTCGTACTGACGATCGGCGATGTGAGCCGGTTCGAGTACAGCGGGAAGGTCGCCAGCTATCTGGGCCTGATCCCCAGCGAATACACCTCGGGCGGCAAGCGCAAACTGGGAGCCATCAGCAAGCAGGGCAACCGGTTCATGCGCCAGTTGCTGGTCGAAGCAGCTCAGACGGCCTGCCGGCTGGATGAAGGATTTCGAAAGCAGTATCAGGCTCGCTGCCACCACAAGCCGAAAGCAGTGGCCAAGGTGGCGGCAGCAAGGAAGTTAGCAGTGCGGCTCTACTGGATGCTCAGGCTGAATAAACCGTATCCAGAGATCGCCCATATCGAGAGCAGCTCGGGGGTGCCCCTGGCCATCCATGGTCGTGACGTTGAGTGA
- a CDS encoding RHS repeat-associated core domain-containing protein, whose translation MLSLLGYSATCFAQYDYLPKVGIKDFATYQQSSIDSVDLDTGNVNLHIPLLGFPQKGSKLRLNFIVRYNEPQWFSAIGMPLYNPTIGGYSAAGFWKLKDFNNPRPLGVDVVRDQAVTSTYNMTPRIAPGCCGNGDPIDYYSEGGGIRDRSGAVHDLWARAGTGGQVAAPLVNFPAPDGSGWVFAAGGLKDKEGVTYSSLTIQSGGVSRPAWNISDAHGNTITTDVDGWHDSMGRIIPGSWGGHGSGSVNSPNGYPPLEDDPFPGVPSSEMARCNNGAVATRTWTVPASSDSGGSQTYYFCFSKYTANTRFNFNGRLGQVNSAVLDEASFDAYLLTKIILPNNTSYSFQYDPDFLDLTRIDLPTGGVVVYTWGTVKWDLCSTAQPMKRVVTARSVTTGGGVSSWSYNWGNNGVCGPQPGDAIPVIVSRPDQNDEWHYQSRIEDNGKLNKYVVSYKGHASGDAYKATGTISKIVKTSSSFRSTPLFTQTQDILVSPETGPDGNPIVKWLPGYSTPETIPGPVETTIMSLYDLTTQKVVSSQETDATPVPSSGTIERWNPDNYWYPAHDTCACVNYTEIATEKVYDFVQGAGSGPGTLLRKTDMTYRFQDTGGADYENNGLTGLPSQIKIYDGGSHQVAQTGYTYDDSTYSAGVVAGEVTSVRKWKDASNHIDTYSSFNSDGTWTGSVDANGIKTHVDSFDCSSAFPKSVTKAYGTSIAETSVYSHDCNTGKVTSHKDANSQTTSYTYADSLNRVTAVDYPDGGHTAITYTDGANSSAKVQVDTGGTQGKMSQTVSYDLVGRTIKVQQNAGSDVISVDTKYDDMGHVYSTSNPYTDTQGSSSSVTVNTYDELERPIQKTNPDGSSQTFSYSGNVVTTKDEIGNAWKRTSDALGELTNVEEPNGAKTAYTYTARGDLATVSQAGLSGETARARSFDYDWLSRLSQSYNPESGWICYGATSSGAASGSNCTADYDGNGNLGHKTDSRGVVTSYSYDAFNRLTLKHANDGITPDVGYYYDQTSNWGGTVANGIGRLGQVNYAYTNGHYVSETYSYDALGRVVFQFVAPSNAGATWFATTYDLAGNVIGYGRSSGPTIERTYDSASRLQKVTLTGYDGIPLSYDYLKSASYFPDGSVQSMTFGNNVTESYTRNSRLQINGFKVTGPSSAGSPVWLNRSYDYLAECSGTSHKNNGNIYQISDQQNSSRSQCFTYDSLNRISSYLRGSTGGFNGGQTYSFDSFGNASQTNSVGPNLVDFAPGFDAKNRIAASAFGCDAVPGTIGVDPANSGYDLSGNMLCTGARNYTAKGFVFNASGQVARLYSQLGSNTYAQTEEYLYNADGNRVHKGSGSDWTDYAYVNGQMLTEFHPDGVSDYVYANGQKIARADSYDQRIHIHGNRCDPNNCGWQSATWHFPVPAYTIKAGDKVTWRQYQAGGAIGGLTLSFNNGANTNWTSTDTDGQVMNNLTSHYTWVTRTVDLSSFANTVLGDGWIVAEGQTAAGDWDEWFGEIAIYSTDGTVTPIYNRLRSIGLSYYGTPGMTNVQANVEHSNSDGDASFPRANTTYYAADHLGSATMEFSAGGVNGPGGWPMWRGEYAPYGQELTASIPTVNNYKFTGKERDLESGLDYFGARYYGSTMGRWMSPDWSRVPTAIPFATLDNPQSLNLYNYVGNNPITKRDPDGHHQECAPDNSTLDPQTGVLTVHAGRCHEVDDLPWWLAFNPWGKLGSPRHRQSVRQLAKLLRSEGYEVQTEVKVDTPQGAKASRFVDVVGVKPRTGETKMYQVGEANKDGSPVARERSALNDIEKATGIRPQFEDKGVGARLEAIESGQVSLRTPIEEEGEGAGRIGGEEPEIPIDIP comes from the coding sequence TTGCTTTCTCTTTTGGGCTACTCGGCTACGTGTTTTGCCCAGTATGACTACTTACCAAAAGTAGGGATCAAGGATTTCGCGACCTATCAACAGTCAAGCATTGACAGCGTTGACCTGGACACGGGCAACGTCAATCTGCATATCCCGCTCCTAGGCTTTCCCCAGAAGGGAAGCAAGCTTCGTCTGAACTTCATCGTCAGATATAACGAGCCGCAGTGGTTCAGCGCGATCGGTATGCCCCTCTACAACCCTACCATTGGCGGTTATTCCGCAGCTGGGTTTTGGAAGCTCAAGGACTTCAATAATCCGCGTCCTCTAGGTGTCGATGTAGTAAGAGACCAGGCGGTAACGAGCACCTATAACATGACTCCCCGAATAGCGCCGGGGTGTTGCGGTAACGGAGACCCTATCGACTATTATTCGGAGGGCGGTGGGATAAGGGATCGTTCTGGTGCCGTTCATGATCTTTGGGCAAGAGCTGGTACAGGCGGTCAAGTTGCGGCCCCTCTGGTAAATTTCCCAGCTCCTGATGGTTCGGGATGGGTCTTTGCAGCCGGAGGACTAAAAGACAAAGAGGGTGTGACCTACAGCAGCTTGACGATTCAATCAGGAGGGGTAAGTCGGCCAGCCTGGAACATCTCCGACGCCCACGGGAACACTATTACAACGGACGTTGATGGCTGGCATGACAGCATGGGCCGTATTATCCCCGGATCATGGGGAGGCCACGGCTCCGGATCGGTAAACAGCCCCAATGGATACCCGCCCTTGGAAGACGATCCATTTCCCGGCGTACCCAGCAGTGAGATGGCTCGCTGCAATAACGGAGCAGTAGCAACGAGAACCTGGACCGTACCTGCGTCCTCAGACTCGGGTGGATCGCAAACATATTACTTCTGCTTTTCGAAGTACACCGCGAACACACGCTTCAATTTCAATGGCAGGCTCGGACAGGTCAATAGTGCCGTTCTCGACGAAGCATCTTTCGATGCGTATCTCCTCACGAAGATCATTCTGCCAAACAACACTTCGTACTCCTTTCAATACGATCCTGATTTTCTCGACCTGACTCGCATCGATCTACCCACAGGCGGCGTGGTCGTGTATACGTGGGGAACCGTCAAGTGGGACCTCTGCTCTACAGCGCAGCCCATGAAACGTGTTGTCACAGCAAGATCTGTAACGACGGGAGGCGGTGTTTCATCCTGGAGTTACAACTGGGGGAACAACGGCGTGTGCGGTCCTCAGCCCGGAGATGCCATACCGGTGATTGTTTCCAGGCCCGATCAGAACGACGAGTGGCATTACCAAAGCCGCATAGAGGACAACGGAAAGCTCAATAAGTACGTTGTTTCTTATAAAGGGCATGCGAGTGGAGATGCTTATAAAGCAACAGGAACGATCTCGAAGATCGTTAAAACGTCGAGCAGCTTTCGCTCCACCCCCTTGTTTACGCAGACCCAGGACATCCTGGTCTCTCCAGAGACTGGCCCAGACGGCAATCCCATTGTGAAGTGGCTACCAGGCTATTCCACTCCTGAAACAATCCCAGGTCCTGTCGAGACGACGATCATGTCGCTCTACGACCTCACCACTCAGAAGGTGGTCTCATCTCAGGAGACCGACGCCACGCCTGTGCCCTCCTCGGGCACTATCGAGCGATGGAATCCCGACAATTACTGGTATCCAGCGCACGACACTTGTGCCTGTGTCAATTACACGGAGATAGCGACTGAAAAAGTCTACGACTTTGTTCAAGGCGCTGGTTCTGGTCCAGGGACTCTGCTGCGCAAAACCGATATGACCTACAGATTTCAGGATACCGGTGGAGCAGACTATGAGAATAATGGCCTGACAGGGCTTCCGTCGCAGATCAAAATCTATGATGGCGGTTCACATCAAGTGGCCCAAACCGGCTACACCTATGACGATTCGACCTACTCTGCTGGCGTTGTGGCTGGAGAAGTGACATCTGTCCGGAAGTGGAAAGACGCGTCTAACCATATCGACACATACTCCAGTTTCAACTCCGATGGGACATGGACAGGTTCCGTCGATGCGAACGGCATCAAAACTCATGTCGATTCCTTCGATTGTTCGAGTGCCTTTCCTAAGAGCGTCACGAAAGCCTACGGTACGTCGATCGCGGAAACATCTGTCTATTCTCACGACTGCAATACAGGGAAGGTTACGTCACACAAGGACGCCAATTCACAGACGACTTCCTATACCTATGCGGACTCACTGAATCGAGTAACGGCAGTAGACTACCCCGATGGCGGTCACACCGCCATCACATACACAGACGGTGCAAATTCATCGGCAAAGGTGCAGGTCGATACCGGTGGCACCCAGGGGAAGATGTCGCAAACAGTTAGTTACGATCTTGTCGGGAGGACGATCAAAGTTCAACAGAACGCAGGGAGCGATGTCATCAGCGTCGATACCAAGTATGACGATATGGGGCATGTCTACTCTACTTCAAATCCCTACACTGATACTCAAGGTTCGTCCAGTAGTGTGACCGTAAACACCTATGATGAACTTGAAAGGCCAATTCAAAAGACGAATCCCGATGGAAGCTCCCAAACGTTCTCTTATTCGGGAAATGTAGTCACAACAAAGGATGAAATAGGCAATGCCTGGAAGCGGACCTCAGACGCCCTTGGAGAACTGACAAACGTCGAGGAACCAAACGGCGCGAAGACAGCCTATACCTATACGGCACGTGGCGATCTCGCTACTGTCAGTCAAGCCGGCCTGTCAGGAGAGACCGCGCGCGCTCGAAGTTTCGATTACGATTGGCTGTCAAGGCTGAGTCAGTCTTACAATCCTGAATCCGGTTGGATCTGCTATGGCGCGACATCCAGCGGAGCAGCCAGCGGATCGAACTGTACCGCCGATTATGATGGCAACGGCAATCTTGGGCATAAGACCGATTCTCGTGGTGTAGTGACAAGCTACAGCTACGATGCATTCAACCGTCTCACGCTCAAACATGCCAACGACGGCATCACTCCCGATGTTGGCTACTACTACGACCAGACATCGAATTGGGGTGGAACTGTTGCTAACGGTATCGGCCGTCTGGGGCAGGTTAACTATGCATACACCAATGGCCATTACGTGAGCGAAACATACTCATACGATGCGTTGGGAAGGGTAGTCTTTCAGTTCGTCGCTCCCTCGAACGCAGGCGCAACTTGGTTTGCGACTACCTATGATCTTGCGGGAAATGTGATCGGGTACGGCCGTTCCAGCGGGCCGACGATAGAGCGTACTTATGATTCGGCAAGCCGGCTACAGAAGGTTACGCTGACTGGCTACGACGGTATCCCGTTAAGCTACGACTACTTGAAGTCGGCCAGCTACTTTCCTGACGGTTCTGTCCAGAGCATGACGTTCGGCAATAACGTGACCGAGAGCTACACCAGGAACAGCCGGCTTCAGATTAACGGATTCAAGGTCACAGGACCTTCTTCGGCGGGATCGCCTGTCTGGCTCAACCGCAGCTACGATTACCTTGCGGAGTGCAGTGGAACAAGCCATAAGAATAACGGCAACATCTACCAGATCAGCGACCAACAGAACTCTTCGCGCAGCCAGTGCTTTACCTATGACAGTCTCAACCGCATCAGTTCTTATCTAAGAGGCTCAACGGGGGGCTTCAATGGCGGACAAACCTATTCCTTTGATTCGTTCGGCAATGCAAGCCAGACAAACTCGGTCGGCCCGAACCTGGTAGATTTCGCGCCGGGCTTCGACGCGAAGAACCGCATTGCCGCAAGTGCTTTCGGCTGCGATGCTGTGCCGGGAACCATCGGTGTGGATCCGGCCAATTCAGGCTACGACCTTTCGGGAAATATGCTCTGCACAGGCGCGCGAAATTACACCGCGAAGGGGTTCGTCTTCAACGCCAGCGGGCAGGTTGCGCGTCTGTACTCACAATTGGGTTCAAATACCTATGCGCAAACGGAAGAGTATCTCTACAACGCCGATGGCAACCGAGTGCATAAAGGCTCAGGATCCGATTGGACCGATTATGCCTATGTAAACGGCCAGATGCTGACCGAGTTTCATCCCGACGGTGTCTCCGACTACGTCTATGCCAACGGACAGAAGATCGCACGCGCTGACAGCTATGACCAGCGAATCCATATCCACGGCAACCGTTGCGATCCGAACAACTGCGGGTGGCAGTCAGCGACATGGCATTTCCCGGTCCCTGCGTACACCATCAAAGCCGGCGACAAGGTCACGTGGCGTCAGTATCAGGCGGGCGGCGCTATCGGCGGGCTCACATTGTCTTTCAATAATGGCGCAAATACCAATTGGACGAGCACGGATACAGATGGCCAGGTGATGAACAATCTCACCTCTCACTACACATGGGTGACACGCACCGTCGATCTGAGTTCATTCGCGAACACCGTACTGGGGGACGGATGGATTGTGGCCGAAGGGCAAACGGCCGCTGGTGACTGGGATGAGTGGTTCGGCGAAATCGCGATCTACAGCACGGATGGAACGGTAACGCCGATCTATAACCGCCTGCGAAGTATCGGTCTTTCTTACTACGGCACGCCGGGCATGACGAACGTGCAAGCGAATGTCGAGCACTCCAATAGCGATGGGGATGCAAGCTTTCCACGGGCGAACACGACCTACTATGCGGCAGACCATCTAGGCTCGGCGACGATGGAATTCTCCGCTGGTGGAGTCAACGGCCCCGGAGGCTGGCCGATGTGGAGAGGAGAATACGCTCCCTACGGGCAGGAACTCACCGCCAGCATACCAACGGTAAACAACTACAAGTTCACCGGCAAAGAACGGGACTTAGAATCAGGGCTCGACTACTTCGGGGCAAGATACTACGGTTCGACTATGGGGCGCTGGATGAGCCCGGATTGGTCACGTGTGCCCACCGCAATCCCTTTTGCAACTCTCGATAATCCTCAGAGCTTGAATCTCTATAACTATGTCGGGAACAATCCGATTACAAAAAGAGATCCCGACGGACATCATCAAGAATGTGCGCCGGATAACAGTACTCTTGACCCACAAACGGGAGTTCTAACCGTTCATGCTGGTAGATGCCATGAAGTCGATGACTTGCCTTGGTGGCTAGCTTTCAACCCTTGGGGAAAGCTCGGAAGTCCAAGGCATCGCCAATCAGTGCGACAGCTCGCCAAACTGCTCCGTAGTGAAGGGTACGAAGTACAAACCGAAGTGAAAGTCGATACTCCTCAAGGAGCGAAGGCCTCTCGATTTGTCGATGTCGTTGGAGTGAAACCGCGGACAGGCGAAACAAAAATGTACCAAGTCGGTGAAGCAAATAAAGACGGTAGTCCGGTTGCCAGAGAGCGGAGCGCATTGAATGATATAGAGAAGGCAACTGGAATACGTCCGCAGTTTGAAGATAAGGGCGTTGGTGCGAGACTAGAGGCGATCGAATCAGGACAAGTTTCGCTGCGCACGCCAATTGAAGAAGAAGGAGAAGGCGCAGGTAGGATTGGAGGCGAGGAGCCAGAGATCCCGATCGATATCCCATGA
- a CDS encoding IS3 family transposase, with amino-acid sequence MTLPQGSPSRSVERMCKLAGVSRASFYRDWEKSAPLGEETELRDTIHRLALAHRTYGYRRIGALLRREGRVVNHKRLIRVMREDNLLCLRKAAFRPATTDSNHRWRVWPNLARHITPMGPNRLWVADITYVHLAEAFVYLAVVLDAFSRKVVGWALGNQLTANLALGALEMALSDRKIAPGELVHHTDRGIQYACGDYITRLQAAGIQPSMSRPGCPYDNAMAESFMKTLKAEEVNATSYRNIQHARSAMRRFIEDVYNRHRLHSALDYLSPVEFELASLSATSTTVALSANP; translated from the coding sequence ATGACGCTACCGCAAGGCTCTCCATCGAGATCGGTGGAGCGGATGTGCAAGCTGGCCGGCGTGAGCCGGGCGAGCTTCTATCGCGACTGGGAAAAGTCAGCGCCGCTGGGTGAAGAGACAGAGCTGCGAGACACGATACACCGCCTGGCTCTGGCCCATCGTACTTATGGCTACAGGAGAATAGGAGCTCTTCTGCGGCGGGAAGGGCGTGTGGTCAACCACAAACGGCTGATACGGGTCATGCGGGAGGACAACCTGTTATGCCTGCGCAAAGCTGCGTTCCGCCCTGCGACAACGGACTCCAATCATCGTTGGCGGGTATGGCCGAATCTGGCGCGGCACATAACTCCCATGGGCCCTAATCGGCTGTGGGTAGCAGATATCACCTATGTCCATCTGGCGGAGGCCTTCGTGTATCTGGCTGTCGTGCTGGATGCGTTCAGCCGCAAGGTCGTGGGGTGGGCGTTGGGAAATCAGCTCACCGCGAACCTAGCGCTGGGAGCGTTAGAGATGGCCCTAAGTGATCGCAAGATCGCGCCTGGCGAACTTGTTCACCACACAGACCGGGGTATCCAATACGCCTGTGGTGACTACATCACACGCCTGCAGGCCGCGGGGATACAACCGAGTATGAGCCGCCCAGGATGTCCCTACGACAACGCCATGGCCGAGAGCTTCATGAAAACCCTCAAGGCGGAAGAAGTCAACGCCACTTCCTATCGCAATATCCAACATGCCAGATCCGCCATGCGCCGCTTCATCGAAGACGTCTATAATCGCCATCGGCTCCACTCTGCTCTCGACTATCTATCACCAGTAGAGTTCGAGCTTGCCTCGCTCTCCGCTACTTCCACCACCGTAGCTCTCAGCGCCAACCCATAA
- a CDS encoding helix-turn-helix domain-containing protein, which translates to MSQEEKRAFSRSFKLRAVKRMEAGESSGALSVELAVKRTLLYRWRDAVRQDGEKAFRRKSGRPSKTELLKREHGEEEASELA; encoded by the coding sequence ATGTCCCAGGAAGAGAAAAGGGCGTTCAGCCGGTCGTTCAAGCTGCGGGCAGTAAAGCGAATGGAGGCTGGCGAGAGCAGCGGTGCGTTGTCGGTAGAACTGGCAGTGAAGCGAACCCTGCTCTATCGTTGGCGCGATGCTGTTCGGCAGGATGGAGAGAAGGCCTTTCGAAGGAAGTCTGGCCGCCCATCGAAGACGGAACTGCTGAAGCGTGAGCACGGCGAGGAAGAAGCCAGCGAGTTAGCCTAG
- a CDS encoding helix-turn-helix transcriptional regulator, which produces MKNRIRVLRAEQDWTQADLADAVGVSRQAIIAIEKGKYEPGLGLAFRIARVFGKQVEEVFLWNDER; this is translated from the coding sequence ATGAAAAACAGGATTCGAGTTCTTCGGGCCGAACAGGACTGGACGCAGGCTGACTTGGCAGATGCCGTTGGAGTTTCGCGACAGGCAATCATCGCGATTGAGAAGGGGAAGTATGAGCCAGGCCTGGGACTTGCCTTTCGCATTGCCCGTGTATTTGGCAAGCAGGTAGAAGAGGTCTTTTTGTGGAACGACGAGAGGTGA